The genomic region GCCTTTGCCCAGGGACGTAGTGACCTCGCTGTATATACTGATCGTTTTGAAGGCTATAAGCAGGCCCTTGCGGTCCATGATATTCCATTTGATCCCCGGCTGGTCATACAGGAGACACAGGATCTGAACAGCTTGTACTATTATACCCAGAAGCTTGTCAGGTCTTCAGCCAGGCCTGATGCGATTTTTGCCAGCAATGACCAACGGGCCCTGATCATCCAAAGGGCCTTGCACGATGAACATATATTGATTCCTAAGGAAATAGCAGTATTGGGATTCGATAATGTCGAGATCAGTTCATTGGCTGAACCACCACTTTCGACAGTATCACAGCCGCTGTATAGGATAGGGGCCTTGGCCGCAAAACGTCTGATACATCAGATAAATTACCGGCGGAAATACGGCAAGATGGATGAACCTCTGGTGGATATCCTTCCTACTGATATAATCATCCGCAGTTCTACCTGACAGGATTGCCCTGAAGGTATTTCTAAAATCCGGCCTGTTCCAGGTAATGGATACAGGTATGGATGTGGAAACCTTTGATTTGATATTTCTGTTGCAAACGTTTGCAATTGAAAATAAACCATATATCCTATGGCATACGATCCTGATGGATGGCAGTAGGATGCATGGATTTTGAAATAAAATGATAGATGGAGAAACGGACGTATGAAAAAAACAGCTATCGTTACCGGCGGCAGCAAAGGTATCGGTTTTGCCATTGCCAGGCAACTTGGCCTTGATGGTTATAATATTGCCATCATTGCCAGGAGTACAGAGGAAAAGAACCAAGAAAATCTTGCTGTCCTGTCCGGGCAGGGAACGCCTTGGCTCTATGTACAGGGAAGTATTGACAGCCGGGAAGACCGCCAACGGTTGCTTGGCCGTACGGTTGAGAGATTCGGCGGTGTGCATCTTTTGGTCAACAATGCCGGTGTGGCTCCGTTATCCAGGACTGATTTGCTTGAGATGAGCGAAGAAAGCTTTGACAGGGTGATCGGGATCAACACCAAGGCAACCATGTTCCTGACCCAATTGGTAGCCAAGCAGATGCTGAAGCAGAAAGCATTCGGCAACAGACGTGGTACCATCATAAATGTGTCTTCCTGCTCAGCTGTAGTTTCTTCGACAAACAGGGGGGAATATTGTGTTTCCAAGGCCGGAGTTTCCATGCTTACGACGCTTTATGCGGACAGGCTGGCCCGTGAAGGCATACTGGTCCATGAAGTACGGCCGGGTGTCATTGCAACCGATATGACCAGCGGCGTCAAGGAAAAATATGATGCTTTGTTTGCCTCCGGAGCATTCCCGATTGCACGTTGGGGTACTCCCGAGGATGTTGCCAATGCAGTTTCTGCCTTGGCAAGCGAGAAATTTCTGTATACAACCGGAAATTATATAGATATTGACGGTGGATTTCATATCCGACATCTGTGATGTACAGGTTTGTAAAGGAGCTATTGTGACAAGATGCACGGTACATGCAGGGAAGTATGAAATTCCTGTATACACACTCAATACTCTTATCATTGGGACCGGGGCGGCTGGTTTCAATGCTGCCGACCGCCTGTATGGGTCGGGTCAGCATGATATAGCAATTGTCAGCGAGCATGTCGGTTCCGGTACTTCAAGAAATACCGGTTCAGACAAACAGACTTATTACAAACTGACATTGTCAGGCGAACAAGGTGACAGTGTCCGTGCAATGGCTTCTGATTTGTTCAAAGGTGGTTGCATCGACGGTGATATTGCTTTGTGCGAAGCGGCACTTTCGACACAGTGCTTCATGCATCTGGTAGATCTTGGTGTTCCCTTTCCCCGTAACCGTTATGGGGAGTTCATCGGATATAAGACCGACCATGACCCCCGGCAGCGGGCGACAAGTGTCGGACCTTATACTTCCAAGGTTATGACTGAGTGTCTTGAAAAGACGGTACGTGACAGACACATCAGGATCTTTGATGGTTTGCTTGTCGTGAGGATTTTTGTCTACGGTGGCAAAGTGGAAGGAGTCCTTTGTCTTGATGTGTCTGATACATCCCGCGTGGGGTTCGTTGCCTTTGACTGTACCAATCTTCTCTATGCGACAGGAGGACCTGCCGGCATGTATGCTGACAGCGTATATCCGTTCAGTCAGCACGGTGCAACCGGCATCGCATTTGAAGCCGGTGTTGCAGGACGTAATCTTACCGAATGGCAGTATGGGATTGCTTCAGTCAAGCCTCGTTGGAATGTTTCGGGGACCTATATGCAGGTTCTTCCCCGTTTCATTTCCACTGATGAGCATGGTGGGGATGAAAAGGAATTCCTTTCTGGTTGCTTTACCGATAAAGGTGATATGCTTACAAGGATTTTCCTGAAGGGCTACCAATGGCCGTTTGATGTCCGGAAGATTGAAGGTTCTTCCTTGATTGATCTCCTTGTCTATCAGGAAACGCTCAGAGGCCGGAGGGTTTTCCTTGATTTCCGGTCAAATCCCGGTAATGTCCCCGTTGATTTTTCTTTGCTGTCTGCTGAGGCCCGTGCATATCTTGAGAAAGCTGGAGTCTGTTTCGGCACGCCTGTGGAACGTCTTGGCAAGATGAACGCACCGGCTTTGGATTTCTATGCTTCACGTGGGGTTGACCTTTCAAGGCAACCGCTTGAAGTTGCCCTCTGTGCACAGCACAACAATGGAGGACTTGCCGTTGACAGCTGGTGGCAGACCAATATCGGTCATTTTTTCGCAGCAGGGGAGGTCTGCGCTACCCATGGCATTTATCGCCCGGGAGGCAGTGCATTGAATGCTGGACAAGTAGGTTCATTGAGGGCTGCACAGTTTATTGCTGTACGATGCAGTGAAGAACCTCTTTCCGTTGGAAGTTTCATGGAACATAACGGCAGCAGCATGTCTGAAATGATTGAACTTGGCATTGCTGCTTCAGGAGATATTGATACGGTAACTGATTGCTGGAACCGTGCAACGGCAAGAATGAGCCATGTGGGAGCGGCTATACGAGATAAGGAAGCGATGCAGGCTGCCATAGGTGAAATCAAAGATGAACTGGAACATTTCAAGGAGCGGGTCAAGGCCCCTCTGCCGAAGCTATCCAAGGTCTTTTCCTTGCGGGATGTCCTGCTGAGCCAGTATGTGTATCTGAATGCCATGGTCGATTACTGTCACAATGGGGGAAAGAGCCGGGGCAGTGCCTTGTACACCGATGATAAAGGTATGCTTCCATATGATAACCTACCGGAAAAATTCCGATTTATCCTTGATGACGGCGGGCTGTCGTCACAGGTCCAGGAAACATACTATGAAAACGGACATTGTCGTTTCCGCTGGCGTCCTGTCAAGCCTATACCTCCTGCAGATGATTTCTTTGAAACTGTCTGGCAAAGGTTCCGAAAGGACGGAAATATCTGGTAATCAGAAATAACCGGAAGCATATTGTTCCGGAAACAAGATTTTACGGCATAAGCGGACTGAAACATACATGGATAGTGCGTTTTTCCATTGTTCCAGTACTGATGAATTACGAATGAGGAGTATTAGAATGAAACACGAAAAATTCCATTACAAGAATGTTGAAGATATCTTGGCGGCTGCAGACAAGTTGTCTGTACATTTGCCCTTTGCAAAAGATACTTCAATACTGAAGACTCCATTGAAGGTCAATGGGACATTGACGTTGCAGAATCGTATGGGTATAGCTCCCATGGAAGGGGCTGATTCCTATGAGGACGGTTCTCCGTCCGAACTTACGACTACCCGTTATGTCAATGAAGCCATCGGCGGCAGTGCAATCATTTGGTTTGAGGCTATTTCGATTGTTCCTGAAGGACGTTCCAGTTCCCATCAGCTGATGCTGGATAAAAACAATCTGGAGGCATACAAGAAATTTACCCGGACGATCAAGGAAGCCGGTATCAAGGCGAATGGCTTTGCTCCTTATCTGGTCATGCAGGCAAACCATAGCGGCCGTTATTCCAATCCGAATGACAAGGCTGCCCCTCTCATTGCATACCGCCATCCTATCTATGAAAAGCTTCGTGGTGCAGATGATTCCTGCATCGTGTCGGATGCATATCTGGAAAGTCTGGAAGAAAAATTCGGGGAAGCTTCCAAACTTGCAAAGGAAGCCGGGTTCGATGCCGTCGACATCAAATCCTGCCATGGATATCTGCTTGCAGAACTTCTTTCTGCCTACAACAGGCCGGGGCTGTATGGTGGTTCCTTGGAAAATAGGACCCGATTGCTTCGCAACGGTATTTCCGCTGCAAAAGTCTATGAAGACAAGGATTTCATGGTAACTGCCCGTCTTGGCATTTATGACGGGTTTGCGTGGCCCTATGGATTCGGGGTCAAGCAGGGCGAAGGCAAAAAGCCTGATTTCTCTGAACCGATTTCCTTGGTAAGGACACTGCATGAAACCTATGGATTGAACTTGGTAGACCTTACCATGGGAAATCCTTACGTAAGCATCCATGTGACCAGGCCTTTTGATATGGGCAAGTATGTGCCTGATGAACATCCTCTTGAAGGCGAAGCAAGGATGATCAACGGTATCGGGGAAATAAAGAAAGCTGTGCCTGATTTGAAGATTTTGGCTTCTGCACCTTCTTATCTGCGTCAATTCTCTGATTTATATTCTGCCGGTGCAATTGAAGAGGGATTATGTGATGGCATGCTGTTTGGTCGGATGTCCTTTGCTGATCCAGCTTTTCCCAATCAGATCATCCACGATGGCCGTATCGATGCTTCCAAGACTTGCGTAACCTGCGGCAAATGCGGTGATTTGATCAGGGCGAAGAAACCTACGGGCTGTGTGATACGGAATTCCAAGATGTATCTTGGTTACTACAAGGAATACCTGGCAGAGAACAAGTGATGCATTAGATGCGTTTCAGCGTGGAGTAGTGTAGCTTTGATACCGTCTCAACGTTTTTCTATGAAAATAATTCCGTAAGGATGAAGACAGATTAATTGGAATTTGGATAGTAATATGGGTTGCCACATATGTGACAGCTCATTTTTTTAGTATGACAGGTGTATCATCGGTCTTGGGCTGAGGTCAAAAGAGTGACCATATGGCCCGAAGGACAGCTGATACAAGGTAGACGGAACAGACAATTTGGCTGAAAACGGCAACAGAGAATGCAGAGAAGTCCGTAGGATCGATTACAGTGGCTGTGGAATGATCGGATGGCAGGAGTCTGCAAATGAGAAAGGAAGATGGAATACCGGTACAGCAGTCTATTTGGTTGTACTGCCGTATGGTACGGGTAGCAAGGTAAATGACCGATGTCTTGCAATTCCTGACTGTTCAATTCAGGGAATAAATGCCTTGGTTTTATTCTTTTGCTGCACAGCCATATATAATATGACGCCGGATACCAGCTTACCTGTATGAGAGATTGTTTTTTTATGACTTGTCTGATAAGGGAATATGTTTTATTGGATGGTTTTTTAATCGTTATTTACAGTGAAGGATACTATACTCGAATGCATATTATTGATAAATTTGCCTGTATAATAATTCCTTGGTTGAATGGCTAAGATACATCAGGAAAAATACATGGACTCTCTTTTTTTTATCAATTTATTTTCAATCATTCCATTGTTGTTTACTATGAGTCTTGCCTATCGGCACATACTGCAGAATAATAAGAACATTTACTATCTTAGTGCAGCCGTCCTTACTTGTCTGCAGCTGTTCATGGAAATTGTCATGGCATTGATGGCAAGACATCCGCAAGAATATTATCGCATGCCTATTGCCTTGTTCATTGCTTTCGGTTTTATCTTTTCCCTGCTCTTTTTCTATATTATTTTCCTTTTTGTCGGTGCTGGCAGATTGTCAGATACGGTAAAGCGATTAGCCGTAATACCTGTGATATTGAATGTCGCCATAAGTTTTCTGAG from Spirochaetia bacterium harbors:
- a CDS encoding 3-ketoacyl-ACP reductase, which codes for MKKTAIVTGGSKGIGFAIARQLGLDGYNIAIIARSTEEKNQENLAVLSGQGTPWLYVQGSIDSREDRQRLLGRTVERFGGVHLLVNNAGVAPLSRTDLLEMSEESFDRVIGINTKATMFLTQLVAKQMLKQKAFGNRRGTIINVSSCSAVVSSTNRGEYCVSKAGVSMLTTLYADRLAREGILVHEVRPGVIATDMTSGVKEKYDALFASGAFPIARWGTPEDVANAVSALASEKFLYTTGNYIDIDGGFHIRHL
- a CDS encoding FAD-binding protein codes for the protein MTRCTVHAGKYEIPVYTLNTLIIGTGAAGFNAADRLYGSGQHDIAIVSEHVGSGTSRNTGSDKQTYYKLTLSGEQGDSVRAMASDLFKGGCIDGDIALCEAALSTQCFMHLVDLGVPFPRNRYGEFIGYKTDHDPRQRATSVGPYTSKVMTECLEKTVRDRHIRIFDGLLVVRIFVYGGKVEGVLCLDVSDTSRVGFVAFDCTNLLYATGGPAGMYADSVYPFSQHGATGIAFEAGVAGRNLTEWQYGIASVKPRWNVSGTYMQVLPRFISTDEHGGDEKEFLSGCFTDKGDMLTRIFLKGYQWPFDVRKIEGSSLIDLLVYQETLRGRRVFLDFRSNPGNVPVDFSLLSAEARAYLEKAGVCFGTPVERLGKMNAPALDFYASRGVDLSRQPLEVALCAQHNNGGLAVDSWWQTNIGHFFAAGEVCATHGIYRPGGSALNAGQVGSLRAAQFIAVRCSEEPLSVGSFMEHNGSSMSEMIELGIAASGDIDTVTDCWNRATARMSHVGAAIRDKEAMQAAIGEIKDELEHFKERVKAPLPKLSKVFSLRDVLLSQYVYLNAMVDYCHNGGKSRGSALYTDDKGMLPYDNLPEKFRFILDDGGLSSQVQETYYENGHCRFRWRPVKPIPPADDFFETVWQRFRKDGNIW
- a CDS encoding flavin oxidoreductase/NADH oxidase produces the protein MKHEKFHYKNVEDILAAADKLSVHLPFAKDTSILKTPLKVNGTLTLQNRMGIAPMEGADSYEDGSPSELTTTRYVNEAIGGSAIIWFEAISIVPEGRSSSHQLMLDKNNLEAYKKFTRTIKEAGIKANGFAPYLVMQANHSGRYSNPNDKAAPLIAYRHPIYEKLRGADDSCIVSDAYLESLEEKFGEASKLAKEAGFDAVDIKSCHGYLLAELLSAYNRPGLYGGSLENRTRLLRNGISAAKVYEDKDFMVTARLGIYDGFAWPYGFGVKQGEGKKPDFSEPISLVRTLHETYGLNLVDLTMGNPYVSIHVTRPFDMGKYVPDEHPLEGEARMINGIGEIKKAVPDLKILASAPSYLRQFSDLYSAGAIEEGLCDGMLFGRMSFADPAFPNQIIHDGRIDASKTCVTCGKCGDLIRAKKPTGCVIRNSKMYLGYYKEYLAENK